The genomic region TTGGCGCGCCGGCTGCGTATGCGCTCGATAAACGATGACATTAGCGACTTCTTTATGCGCATCGTGCGTGAAACTGTGGAGTATCGTGAGAAGAACAACATCAAATGCAATGATTTCATGagtattttaattgatttgagAAATGATAAGAAATTGCGCGGTGCGAATGGCGAGGAGAAATGCCTCACCATGGCGGAGATGGCAGCACAGACCTTTGTCTTTTTCATTGCCGCTTTCGAGACCTCCTCAACAACAATGTCCTTCGCATTGTACGAGTTGGCTCTACAGCCAGAGTTGCAGGAGCGCTTGCGGCGTGAGGTGCAGGTTACATTTGCGAAGTACAACAATGAGTTCACATATGAGTGTCTGCAGGCGATGCGTTTCATGGATCAGGTGGTAGCTGGTAAGcctattattttcattatttttattattgtggaaacatgttttcttagttatgtatcttattttttcctttaCCAAATCATTTTAAAGAAACACTGCGAAAATACACCGTTGTACCACATCTAAATAGACAGGCTTTGAGCGATTACCAAGTGCCGGGCCATCCGAATTATGTTATCAAAAAGGGCATGTCGATTATTGTGCCCTCTGTGGGCATTCATTACGACCCCGACATCTATCCTAACCCCGACCATTGGGATCCAGAGCGCTTTACGCCGGAAAAGCGTCAGCAGCGTGAAACCGTTGAGTGGCTGCCTTTTGGTGAGGGCCCACGGAACTGTATTGGGCAGCGATTCGGTTACATGCAGATTCGTATCGGCTTGGCGCATTTATTGCAGAAATATCGCTTCAGCATATGCGACAAAACGGAGATACCTTTGAAGATGAATGTGAAGTCATTTTTAGTCAATACACTTAACGGTATATACTTGAGAGTGGAGGAATTGGAGGCAATGAATTGATCCAGAAACCGGCACGCTGCTCCAGCATTGTAGGATTTATCGACCAGCTTGTATAAgttttatagaaataaaaagtaatattattaaatatacttaatttgaatttaatttttaaataaacaagtgtgtatttcttataaaatatctCAACAATTCATAAGACTTCttgctatgtacatattttt from Bactrocera tryoni isolate S06 chromosome 3, CSIRO_BtryS06_freeze2, whole genome shotgun sequence harbors:
- the LOC120771341 gene encoding cytochrome P450 6a9-like, which gives rise to MSMTAVLLMLILAMLVALGIFMHRRLNYWRRLGVAHDKPNWLLGNLAGIHRTVSYADISRNIYLKYKGTGPFCGFYFFLRPAVVLLDVDLIKNVLITDFANFADRGMFNNERDDPLTGHLFLLDGHKWRSLRGKLSPTFSSGKMKFMFPTIVEVTHNLVEVLGEQLREEKIVELKEILARYTTDIIGKVAFGIACNSLRDPDAEFRVMGRRSFSEERHGPLVSGFLHSFPNLARRLRMRSINDDISDFFMRIVRETVEYREKNNIKCNDFMSILIDLRNDKKLRGANGEEKCLTMAEMAAQTFVFFIAAFETSSTTMSFALYELALQPELQERLRREVQVTFAKYNNEFTYECLQAMRFMDQVVAETLRKYTVVPHLNRQALSDYQVPGHPNYVIKKGMSIIVPSVGIHYDPDIYPNPDHWDPERFTPEKRQQRETVEWLPFGEGPRNCIGQRFGYMQIRIGLAHLLQKYRFSICDKTEIPLKMNVKSFLVNTLNGIYLRVEELEAMN